The following coding sequences lie in one Mycobacterium sp. Z3061 genomic window:
- the mftG gene encoding mycofactocin system GMC family oxidoreductase MftG: protein MSAAARHSDVLIVGAGSAGSVVAERLSADPSCRVTVLEAGPGLADAQLLARTRNGLQLPIGAGSPLAERYATTLTDHPARQASLVRGTTVGGSGAVNGGYFCRGLPGDFDRMAIPGWAWADVLHHFRAIETDLDFATPAHGDAGPIPVGRTRDLTGVTETFVAASARAGFGWVTDLNDVGPELPAGVGAVPLNIVEGVRTGSGAAFLLPALQRANLTLLDRTRAVRLRITGATAVGVDVIGPDGARDLTADRIILCCGTIRSAHLLMLSGVGEPEMLRAAGVKVVAALPVGLRCSDHPEWVIPTNWAVAPDHPVLEVALSTADGIEIRPYTGGFIAMTGDGVAGHSDWPHLGVALMRPRSRGRISLVAADPGTPPRIEHHYDSEPDDVADLRAGTELAREFCPTTTGPVAWSTSQHLCGSAPMGVDGDPDAVVDNRCRVLGFENLWVIDGSILPVVPSRGPHATIVMVGHRAAEFVQ from the coding sequence TTGTCTGCAGCCGCCCGGCACAGCGATGTGCTGATCGTCGGTGCCGGAAGCGCCGGTTCGGTTGTCGCCGAACGCCTTTCCGCCGATCCAAGTTGCAGGGTGACGGTGCTGGAGGCAGGTCCCGGACTCGCCGATGCCCAGCTGCTGGCGCGGACCCGCAACGGACTGCAGCTGCCCATCGGTGCGGGCAGCCCGTTGGCCGAGCGCTATGCGACGACGCTCACCGACCATCCGGCGCGGCAGGCGTCGCTGGTGCGGGGGACCACGGTCGGCGGTTCCGGCGCCGTCAACGGCGGCTATTTCTGCCGGGGGTTGCCCGGCGACTTCGACCGAATGGCGATACCCGGTTGGGCATGGGCCGACGTGCTGCACCACTTCCGGGCCATCGAGACGGATCTGGACTTCGCCACCCCCGCCCACGGTGACGCGGGTCCGATCCCGGTGGGTCGCACCCGCGATCTGACCGGCGTCACCGAGACTTTCGTCGCCGCCAGCGCACGGGCGGGATTCGGGTGGGTCACCGACCTCAACGATGTCGGACCCGAGCTGCCCGCGGGTGTGGGGGCCGTGCCGCTCAACATCGTCGAGGGCGTGCGCACCGGCTCCGGAGCCGCCTTTCTGTTACCCGCGCTGCAACGAGCGAACCTGACGCTGCTGGACCGAACCCGGGCGGTGCGCCTGCGCATCACCGGCGCCACCGCGGTGGGCGTGGATGTCATCGGGCCGGACGGTGCCCGGGATCTGACGGCGGATCGAATTATTCTGTGCTGCGGGACAATTCGATCGGCGCATCTACTGATGCTGTCCGGTGTGGGCGAGCCGGAGATGCTGCGCGCCGCCGGCGTCAAAGTTGTTGCGGCGCTGCCGGTCGGGCTGCGATGCAGCGATCACCCGGAGTGGGTGATACCGACCAACTGGGCGGTCGCCCCCGACCATCCGGTGCTGGAAGTGGCGCTGAGCACCGCAGACGGAATCGAAATCCGGCCCTACACGGGCGGTTTCATAGCGATGACCGGCGACGGCGTTGCCGGGCACAGTGATTGGCCGCACCTCGGTGTGGCGCTGATGCGGCCACGGTCCCGGGGCCGCATCTCTCTGGTGGCAGCAGACCCGGGCACGCCGCCGCGAATCGAGCATCATTACGACAGCGAGCCGGACGACGTCGCGGACCTGCGTGCGGGAACTGAGTTGGCCCGCGAGTTCTGTCCCACCACAACAGGTCCCGTGGCCTGGTCGACATCGCAACATCTGTGCGGCAGCGCCCCGATGGGTGTCGACGGTGACCCTGATGCGGTGGTGGACAACAGGTGTCGTGTTCTGGGATTCGAAAACCTCTGGGTGATAGACGGATCGATCCTGCCGGTGGTCCCCAGTCGCGGACCGCACGCCACCATCGTCATGGTCGGCCACCGTGCGGCCGAATTCGTTCAGTGA
- a CDS encoding PE family protein — protein MSYVIAAPEYVAAAATDLANIGSAISDANAAAAIPTTGAFIPAGADAVSTEIAALFGAHAEAFQAISAQAAAFHDQFVQLMNLGSQSYAVTEAANVSSIQSDVANMPQQTLGPGVLAQSAYAAPAAAAAAQTMAVGSAAVAGPVGSAMAPALTPVGSVGSAVAAASVGSAGSATRQPALQVSAAEPVEIEETTAVSALPAPLAARAVPAAAIAGAPTARVESSGEAAPAAS, from the coding sequence ATGTCGTACGTAATCGCTGCGCCGGAGTACGTGGCTGCCGCAGCTACGGATCTGGCGAATATCGGCTCGGCGATCAGCGATGCCAACGCCGCGGCCGCGATTCCGACGACCGGGGCCTTCATCCCGGCCGGTGCGGACGCGGTGTCAACGGAAATCGCGGCCCTGTTCGGCGCGCATGCCGAGGCATTCCAGGCGATCAGCGCACAGGCGGCGGCCTTCCACGACCAGTTCGTGCAGTTGATGAATCTGGGTTCGCAGTCCTACGCCGTCACCGAGGCGGCGAACGTGTCGAGCATTCAGTCCGACGTCGCGAATATGCCGCAGCAGACGCTGGGGCCCGGGGTGTTGGCCCAGAGTGCCTACGCGGCGCCGGCGGCAGCCGCGGCGGCACAGACGATGGCTGTCGGTTCGGCGGCGGTAGCCGGACCGGTGGGCTCGGCGATGGCTCCGGCGTTGACGCCGGTGGGATCGGTGGGGTCGGCGGTCGCGGCGGCGTCGGTTGGGTCGGCGGGATCGGCGACCCGGCAACCTGCGCTACAGGTTAGCGCCGCGGAGCCCGTCGAGATCGAGGAGACGACCGCCGTCTCCGCATTGCCGGCTCCGCTGGCGGCGCGGGCGGTACCGGCAGCTGCGATCGCCGGCGCCCCGACGGCGCGGGTGGAATCTTCCGGCGAAGCGGCGCCGGCGGCGAGCTGA
- a CDS encoding MFS transporter, with protein sequence MVQTLIRPEERGNRAGHSTRAQRWTLTVACLGVSLVVASMTALNTALGDIAVATSATQTQLTWIVDGYTVALACLLLPAGAVGDRYGRRGALLTGLIIFSLASVAPALLHSPTQIIAGRAVAGVGAALVMPATLSLLTVAYPKAQRMRAVGIWAGTAGSGGVIGMLGSGLLLRFWDWHAIFWSLGAAGLVIFAMACTISPSRDHDAPRVDWWGAVLIAAAVAIGVFAILQAPTRGWDDTQVWGGLVLGAIIAGLFAAFEFRRKQPLLDVRLFADPSFATGVATIVVLFGATFGFFFLAMQYVQQIMGYSPLMTAVALGPFMVPLGICSALSWWYVPKLGLRLVLFLGTLLMAVGFLCMLVLDLHSSYLNFAWPTLILSTGIGFCTAPTTSAIMAAVPDEKQGVASAVNDTARELGGALGIAVAGSILAGSYSDELRPRLTGFPEPVRGPASDSLAKAVEVSEKLGPQGDQLATLSQTAFLHAMHASTIAMAVIVAVAAVLIGFWAPGRDGRQLRPVRRIRGGHTTAGSH encoded by the coding sequence ATGGTCCAGACCTTAATCCGGCCCGAGGAGCGCGGGAACCGCGCAGGCCACAGCACCCGGGCGCAGCGCTGGACGCTGACCGTGGCGTGCCTGGGGGTGTCGCTGGTGGTCGCGTCGATGACAGCGCTGAACACCGCACTCGGCGACATCGCGGTCGCCACTTCGGCCACGCAGACCCAACTCACGTGGATCGTCGACGGATACACCGTGGCGCTGGCCTGCCTGCTGCTACCCGCGGGCGCCGTCGGTGACCGGTACGGCCGCCGGGGCGCGCTGCTCACCGGGCTGATCATCTTCTCGCTGGCCTCGGTCGCGCCGGCGCTGCTGCACTCCCCTACCCAGATCATCGCGGGACGCGCGGTGGCCGGTGTCGGCGCCGCGCTCGTCATGCCCGCGACACTGTCGCTGCTGACCGTGGCATATCCGAAGGCGCAGCGGATGCGGGCCGTTGGCATCTGGGCCGGCACCGCGGGGTCCGGCGGGGTGATCGGCATGCTCGGTTCCGGCCTGCTGCTTCGGTTTTGGGACTGGCACGCCATCTTCTGGTCGTTGGGCGCTGCCGGCCTGGTGATCTTCGCGATGGCGTGCACCATTTCGCCGTCCCGCGACCACGACGCTCCCCGCGTCGACTGGTGGGGCGCGGTGCTGATCGCCGCGGCGGTCGCCATCGGCGTGTTCGCGATCCTGCAGGCACCGACGCGGGGCTGGGACGACACCCAGGTGTGGGGCGGGCTGGTGCTGGGCGCGATCATCGCCGGGCTCTTCGCGGCGTTCGAATTTCGCAGGAAGCAACCACTTCTGGACGTGCGACTGTTCGCCGACCCCAGTTTCGCGACGGGCGTGGCAACCATCGTGGTGCTGTTCGGCGCAACGTTCGGCTTCTTCTTTCTCGCCATGCAGTACGTCCAGCAGATCATGGGCTACTCACCCCTGATGACGGCGGTGGCCCTCGGTCCGTTCATGGTGCCGCTCGGTATCTGCTCGGCGCTGTCATGGTGGTACGTGCCGAAGCTGGGACTGCGCCTCGTACTGTTTCTGGGCACCCTGCTGATGGCGGTGGGCTTCCTGTGCATGCTCGTACTGGACCTGCACTCGTCCTACCTCAACTTCGCCTGGCCGACCCTGATCCTCAGCACGGGCATCGGGTTCTGCACCGCGCCCACCACCTCGGCGATCATGGCCGCCGTCCCCGACGAGAAACAGGGCGTCGCGTCCGCGGTCAACGACACCGCACGCGAGTTGGGCGGCGCCCTGGGGATCGCGGTGGCGGGTTCCATCCTTGCCGGGAGCTACAGCGACGAACTCCGGCCGAGGCTGACGGGGTTCCCCGAGCCGGTGCGCGGCCCCGCGTCCGACTCGCTGGCCAAGGCCGTCGAAGTATCGGAAAAGCTTGGCCCGCAAGGTGATCAGCTGGCGACGCTGAGTCAGACGGCCTTTCTGCACGCCATGCACGCGTCGACGATCGCGATGGCGGTGATCGTCGCCGTGGCCGCGGTGCTGATCGGGTTCTGGGCTCCCGGGCGCGACGGGCGCCAGCTGCGCCCGGTCCGCCGCATCCGGGGCGGCCACACTACCGCCGGATCGCATTGA
- a CDS encoding TetR/AcrR family transcriptional regulator, whose protein sequence is MTIGDGSYRDPRPARSRARLLEAAASLLRSGGPSAVTVDAVTRAANVARATLYRHFPSGNDLLAATFSSLIPPAPMPTADGPLRERLLALVLAQAEVIAEAPAVLTAMAWLALGPDLQGLPEPSGSPAAQSAISGLRERIAQQYAAPFDALFDGPQAAESGLELGEVDRSSAIALLIGPLVLGRLSTLPDFDYRETARAAVDGFLEVQSRRARTLKDRSGP, encoded by the coding sequence ATCACAATCGGCGATGGGAGTTACCGGGACCCCCGTCCGGCACGCTCGCGGGCTCGTCTGCTGGAGGCCGCCGCCTCGCTGCTGCGCAGCGGCGGTCCCAGCGCGGTGACCGTCGACGCGGTCACCCGCGCCGCCAATGTCGCCAGGGCCACCCTCTATCGCCACTTTCCGAGCGGAAACGATTTGCTGGCAGCAACATTCAGCAGTCTGATACCGCCCGCGCCGATGCCGACGGCCGACGGGCCGTTGCGCGAGCGGCTGCTGGCGCTGGTGCTGGCCCAAGCCGAGGTGATCGCCGAAGCGCCCGCGGTGCTGACCGCGATGGCGTGGCTGGCGCTGGGCCCGGACCTGCAGGGGCTACCCGAACCGAGCGGCTCGCCGGCCGCCCAGAGCGCGATCTCCGGCCTGCGCGAGCGCATCGCCCAGCAGTACGCGGCGCCCTTCGACGCGCTGTTCGACGGCCCGCAGGCCGCCGAGTCGGGCCTCGAATTGGGTGAGGTGGACCGCTCGAGCGCGATCGCGCTGCTGATCGGCCCCCTGGTGCTCGGCCGATTGAGCACGCTGCCTGACTTCGACTACCGGGAAACGGCGCGCGCCGCCGTCGACGGCTTCCTCGAGGTCCAGTCCCGTCGGGCACGGACGCTCAAAGACCGGTCCGGTCCCTGA
- the rpsJ gene encoding 30S ribosomal protein S10, translating into MAGQKIRIRLKAYDHEAIDASARKIVETVVRTGASVVGPVPLPTEKNVYCVIRSPHKYKDSREHFEMRTHKRLIDILDPTPKTVDALMRIDLPASVDVNIQ; encoded by the coding sequence GTGGCGGGACAAAAGATCCGCATCAGGCTCAAGGCCTACGACCATGAGGCTATTGACGCGTCGGCGCGCAAGATCGTCGAGACCGTCGTCCGTACCGGAGCCAGCGTCGTGGGACCGGTGCCGCTGCCGACGGAAAAGAACGTGTACTGCGTCATCCGCTCTCCGCATAAGTACAAGGACTCGCGGGAGCACTTCGAGATGCGTACACACAAGCGTCTGATCGACATCCTCGACCCGACGCCGAAGACCGTTGACGCATTGATGCGCATCGATCTTCCGGCCAGCGTCGACGTCAACATCCAGTAG
- the rplC gene encoding 50S ribosomal protein L3: protein MARKGILGTKLGMTQVFDENNKVVPVTVVKAGPNVVTRVRTPERDGYSAVQLAYGEISPRKVNKPVTGQYAAAGVNPRRHLAELRLDDAEAAAEYEVGQELTAEIFADGAYVDVTGTSKGKGFAGTMKRHGFRGQGASHGAQAVHRRPGSIGGCATPARVFKGTRMSGRMGNDRVTVQNLVVHKVDAANGVLLIKGAVPGRTGGLVVVRSAIKRGEK, encoded by the coding sequence ATGGCAAGAAAAGGCATTCTGGGTACCAAGCTGGGCATGACGCAGGTATTCGACGAGAACAACAAAGTCGTGCCGGTGACTGTGGTCAAGGCCGGGCCGAACGTGGTGACCCGTGTGCGTACCCCGGAGCGGGACGGATACAGCGCCGTGCAACTGGCTTACGGCGAAATCAGCCCACGCAAGGTCAACAAGCCGGTCACCGGTCAGTACGCGGCGGCGGGAGTCAACCCGCGCCGGCACCTGGCCGAGTTGCGGCTGGACGACGCGGAGGCGGCGGCCGAGTACGAGGTCGGCCAGGAGCTGACGGCGGAGATCTTCGCCGACGGCGCCTACGTCGACGTCACCGGCACCTCCAAGGGCAAGGGCTTCGCGGGAACCATGAAGCGGCACGGCTTCCGCGGGCAGGGCGCCAGCCACGGCGCCCAGGCGGTGCACCGCCGCCCGGGTTCCATTGGCGGATGTGCCACTCCGGCAAGGGTGTTCAAGGGCACCCGGATGTCGGGCCGGATGGGTAACGACCGGGTGACCGTGCAGAACCTGGTGGTGCACAAGGTCGACGCCGCCAACGGCGTGCTGTTGATCAAGGGCGCGGTTCCCGGCCGCACCGGTGGACTCGTCGTGGTCCGCAGCGCGATCAAACGAGGTGAGAAGTAA
- the rplD gene encoding 50S ribosomal protein L4, translating to MALKIDVKTPAGKVDGSVELPAELFDAPANIALMHQVVTAQRAAARQGTHSTKTRGDVSGGGRKPYRQKGTGRARQGSTRAPQFTGGGVVHGPKPRDYSQRTPKKMIAAALRGALSDRARNGRIHAVTELVEGQTPSTKSAKAFLATLTERKQVLVVVGRSDEAGVKSVRNLPGVHILPPDQLNTYDVLRADDVVFSVEALNAYISANTANAASSASEEVSA from the coding sequence ATGGCTCTCAAAATTGACGTGAAGACGCCGGCGGGCAAGGTTGACGGCTCTGTCGAGCTGCCCGCCGAGCTGTTCGACGCGCCGGCCAACATCGCACTGATGCACCAGGTGGTCACGGCGCAGCGCGCCGCGGCTCGCCAGGGCACGCACTCCACCAAGACCCGCGGTGACGTCAGTGGCGGTGGCCGCAAGCCTTACCGGCAGAAGGGAACCGGTCGCGCCCGGCAGGGTTCGACCCGCGCTCCGCAGTTCACCGGCGGTGGCGTGGTGCACGGCCCGAAGCCGCGCGACTACAGCCAGCGCACGCCCAAGAAGATGATCGCCGCCGCGTTGCGCGGGGCGCTGTCCGACCGGGCCCGCAACGGTCGCATCCACGCGGTCACCGAGCTGGTAGAGGGGCAGACCCCTTCGACCAAGAGCGCCAAGGCTTTCCTGGCCACCCTGACCGAACGCAAGCAGGTCCTGGTGGTCGTCGGCCGTAGCGACGAGGCCGGTGTTAAGAGCGTGCGCAACCTGCCCGGTGTGCACATCCTGCCGCCGGACCAGCTCAACACCTACGACGTGTTGCGCGCCGACGACGTGGTGTTCAGTGTCGAGGCCTTGAACGCCTATATCTCAGCCAACACCGCCAACGCGGCATCTTCAGCTTCCGAGGAGGTTTCGGCCTGA
- the rplW gene encoding 50S ribosomal protein L23 has protein sequence MATIADPRDIILAPVISEKSYGLLDNNVYTFVVHPDSNKTQIKIAIEKIFAVKVASVNTANRQGKRKRTRSGYGTRKSTKRAIVTLAPGSKQIDLFGAPA, from the coding sequence ATGGCAACCATCGCTGACCCCCGCGACATCATCCTGGCGCCGGTCATCTCCGAGAAGTCCTACGGGCTGCTGGACAACAACGTGTACACCTTCGTGGTGCACCCCGACTCGAACAAGACGCAGATCAAGATCGCTATCGAGAAGATCTTCGCCGTCAAGGTCGCCTCGGTGAACACCGCGAATCGGCAGGGCAAGCGCAAGCGCACCCGGTCCGGTTACGGGACGCGCAAGAGCACCAAGCGCGCCATCGTCACCCTGGCGCCGGGCAGCAAGCAGATTGACCTGTTCGGAGCCCCGGCCTAG
- the rplB gene encoding 50S ribosomal protein L2: protein MAIRKYKPTTPGRRGASVSDFSEITRTTPEKSLVRPLHSKGGRNAHGRITTRHQGGGHKRAYRVIDFRRNDKDGVNAKVAHIEYDPNRTARIALLHFLDGEKRYIIAPNGLSQGDIVESGANADIKPGNNLPLRNIPAGTLVHAVELRPGGGAKLARSAGSSIQLLGKEATYASLRMPSGEIRRVDVRCRATVGEVGNAEQANINWGKAGRMRWKGKRPSVRGVVMNPVDHPHGGGEGKTSGGRHPVSPWGKPEGRTRNPNKASNKLIVRRRRTGKKHGR from the coding sequence ATGGCAATTCGCAAGTACAAGCCGACGACCCCGGGTCGTCGCGGCGCGAGTGTCTCGGATTTCTCCGAGATCACCCGGACCACGCCGGAGAAGTCGCTGGTGCGCCCGCTGCACAGCAAGGGCGGGCGTAACGCGCACGGCCGCATCACCACCCGTCACCAGGGTGGTGGTCACAAGCGCGCTTACCGGGTGATCGACTTCCGTCGCAACGACAAGGACGGCGTCAACGCCAAGGTCGCGCACATCGAGTACGACCCCAACCGGACCGCACGGATTGCACTCCTGCATTTCCTGGACGGGGAGAAGCGCTACATCATTGCGCCGAACGGACTCTCGCAGGGCGACATCGTCGAGTCGGGTGCCAACGCCGACATCAAGCCCGGCAACAACCTGCCGTTGCGCAACATCCCGGCCGGCACCCTGGTGCACGCCGTGGAGTTGCGGCCCGGTGGTGGGGCCAAGCTGGCGCGCTCGGCCGGCTCGAGCATCCAGTTGCTCGGCAAGGAAGCCACCTACGCCTCATTGCGCATGCCCAGCGGCGAGATCCGCCGGGTCGACGTCCGCTGCCGCGCGACGGTCGGTGAGGTGGGCAACGCCGAGCAGGCAAACATCAACTGGGGCAAGGCCGGTCGTATGCGGTGGAAGGGCAAGCGCCCGTCCGTCCGTGGTGTGGTGATGAACCCGGTCGACCACCCGCACGGCGGTGGTGAGGGTAAGACCTCCGGTGGTCGTCACCCCGTCAGCCCGTGGGGCAAGCCCGAGGGCCGTACCCGTAATCCGAATAAGGCCAGTAACAAGCTCATCGTCCGCCGCCGTCGCACCGGCAAGAAGCACGGGCGCTAG
- the rpsS gene encoding 30S ribosomal protein S19, with protein MPRSLKKGPFVDDHLLKKVDVQNEKNTKQVIKTWSRRSTIIPDFIGHTFAVHDGRKHVPVFVTESMVGHKLGEFAPTRTFKGHIKDDRKSKRR; from the coding sequence ATGCCACGCAGCCTGAAGAAGGGCCCGTTCGTCGACGACCATCTGCTCAAGAAGGTCGACGTGCAGAACGAGAAGAACACCAAGCAGGTCATCAAGACCTGGTCGCGACGGTCGACGATCATTCCGGACTTCATCGGACACACGTTCGCGGTGCACGACGGCCGCAAGCACGTGCCGGTGTTCGTCACCGAATCGATGGTGGGTCACAAGCTGGGGGAGTTCGCGCCCACCCGCACCTTCAAGGGACACATCAAGGACGACCGGAAGAGTAAGCGGCGATGA
- the rplV gene encoding 50S ribosomal protein L22, which yields MTTTTEYPSATAKARFVRVSPTKARRVINLVRGRSVADALDILRWAPQAASEPVAKVIASAAANAQNNNGLDPTTLVVATVYADEGPTAKRIRPRAQGRAFRIRRRTSHITVIVESRPSKDERSSKSSRTRRAEGSKAAAKAPAKKAANKAPAKKAATKAPAKKAPAKTSEASEAKGGSD from the coding sequence ATGACTACTACGACTGAATATCCGTCGGCGACCGCCAAGGCGCGGTTCGTCCGGGTGTCGCCCACGAAAGCGCGCCGCGTCATCAACCTGGTGCGCGGCCGGTCGGTGGCCGACGCACTCGACATCCTGCGCTGGGCGCCGCAAGCGGCCAGCGAGCCGGTGGCCAAGGTGATCGCCAGTGCTGCCGCCAACGCGCAGAACAACAACGGCCTGGACCCCACCACCCTGGTGGTGGCGACCGTCTACGCCGACGAGGGCCCGACCGCCAAGCGCATCCGTCCGCGCGCGCAGGGCCGCGCGTTCCGGATCCGCCGGCGCACCAGCCACATCACGGTGATCGTGGAGAGCCGCCCAAGTAAGGACGAGCGCTCCTCGAAGTCGTCGCGCACCCGTCGGGCCGAGGGCAGCAAGGCCGCCGCCAAAGCACCCGCGAAGAAGGCGGCCAACAAGGCGCCCGCGAAGAAGGCGGCCACCAAAGCGCCCGCCAAGAAGGCACCCGCAAAGACTTCTGAGGCTTCTGAAGCGAAGGGAGGCTCAGACTAG
- the rpsC gene encoding 30S ribosomal protein S3 codes for MGQKINPHGFRLGITTDWKSRWYADKQYSEYVKEDVAIRRLLSSGLERAGIADVEIERTRDRVRVDIHTARPGIVIGRRGTEADRIRADLEKLTKKQVQLNILEVKNPESQAQLVAQGVAEQLSNRVAFRRAMRKAIQSAMRQPNVKGIRVQCSGRLGGAEMSRSEFYREGRVPLHTLRADIDYGLYEAKTTFGRIGVKVWIYKGDIVGGKRELAAAAPAGADRPRRERPSGTRPRRSGASGTTATGTDAGRAAGGDEGAAAAPEAAAPAVEAQSTES; via the coding sequence GTGGGCCAGAAGATCAATCCGCACGGCTTCCGGCTGGGTATCACTACCGACTGGAAGTCACGTTGGTACGCCGACAAGCAGTACTCCGAGTACGTCAAGGAGGACGTCGCGATCCGCCGGCTGCTGTCCTCCGGCCTGGAGCGCGCCGGAATCGCCGACGTGGAGATCGAGCGGACCCGTGACCGGGTCCGGGTCGACATCCACACCGCACGCCCGGGCATCGTCATCGGCCGTCGTGGCACCGAGGCCGACCGTATCCGCGCCGACCTGGAGAAGCTGACCAAGAAGCAGGTCCAGCTCAACATCCTCGAGGTGAAAAACCCGGAGTCCCAAGCACAATTGGTGGCCCAGGGCGTTGCCGAGCAGTTGAGCAACCGGGTCGCGTTCCGCCGGGCGATGCGCAAGGCCATCCAGTCGGCCATGCGGCAGCCCAACGTCAAGGGCATCCGGGTGCAGTGCTCGGGCCGTCTCGGCGGTGCTGAGATGAGCCGCTCGGAGTTCTACCGCGAGGGCCGCGTGCCGCTGCACACCCTGCGGGCGGACATCGACTACGGCCTCTACGAGGCCAAGACCACCTTCGGCCGGATCGGTGTGAAGGTCTGGATTTACAAGGGCGACATCGTCGGTGGCAAGCGCGAATTGGCCGCTGCCGCACCGGCCGGTGCCGACCGTCCCCGCCGCGAGCGGCCGTCGGGCACCCGTCCGCGCCGCAGCGGTGCCTCGGGAACCACGGCGACCGGTACCGACGCGGGCCGGGCCGCCGGTGGCGACGAGGGCGCTGCCGCGGCTCCCGAAGCTGCGGCACCCGCAGTAGAAGCGCAGAGCACGGAGAGCTGA
- the rplP gene encoding 50S ribosomal protein L16, producing MLIPRKVKHRKQHHPRQRGIASGGTAVNFGDYGIQALEHAYVTNRQIESARIAINRHIKRGGKVWINIFPDRPLTKKPAETRMGSGKGSPEWWVVNVKPGRVLFELSYPNEQIARAALTRAIHKLPIKARIVTREEQF from the coding sequence ATGCTGATTCCCCGCAAGGTCAAACACCGTAAGCAGCACCACCCCCGTCAGCGCGGCATCGCCAGTGGCGGCACCGCGGTGAACTTCGGTGACTACGGTATCCAGGCGCTCGAACACGCCTACGTCACCAACCGGCAGATCGAGTCCGCTCGTATCGCCATCAACCGGCACATCAAGCGTGGCGGCAAGGTGTGGATCAACATCTTCCCGGACCGGCCGCTGACCAAGAAGCCCGCCGAGACCCGGATGGGTTCGGGTAAGGGTTCGCCGGAGTGGTGGGTGGTCAACGTCAAGCCCGGACGGGTGCTGTTCGAGCTGAGCTACCCGAACGAGCAGATCGCGCGGGCGGCGCTCACCCGGGCTATCCACAAGCTGCCGATCAAGGCACGCATCGTTACCCGAGAGGAGCAGTTCTGA
- the rpmC gene encoding 50S ribosomal protein L29, whose protein sequence is MAVGISPGELRELTDEELQERVRESKEELFNLRFQMATGQLSNNRRLRVVRQEIARVYTVLRERELGLASGPDGKES, encoded by the coding sequence ATGGCAGTGGGAATCTCCCCTGGCGAACTGCGCGAGCTCACCGACGAGGAGCTGCAGGAGCGGGTTCGCGAGTCCAAGGAAGAGCTGTTCAATCTGCGCTTCCAGATGGCCACCGGCCAGCTCAGCAACAACCGCCGGCTCCGCGTGGTGCGTCAGGAGATCGCGCGCGTCTACACGGTGCTGCGTGAACGAGAACTGGGTCTGGCCAGCGGGCCCGACGGTAAGGAGTCGTGA
- the rpsQ gene encoding 30S ribosomal protein S17, translating to MAEAKKAAPKAAQKADAPAKDKGPKHTPANPKPRGRRKTRIGYVVSDKMQKTIVVELEDRVRHPLYGKIIRTTKKVKAHDENSIAGIGDRVSLMETRPLSATKRWRLVEILEKAK from the coding sequence ATGGCAGAGGCTAAGAAGGCGGCCCCGAAAGCGGCCCAGAAGGCGGACGCCCCGGCAAAAGACAAGGGCCCCAAGCACACTCCGGCCAACCCCAAGCCGCGCGGTCGTCGTAAGACCCGCATCGGCTACGTGGTGAGCGACAAGATGCAGAAGACCATCGTCGTCGAGCTCGAAGACCGTGTGCGGCACCCGTTGTACGGCAAGATCATTCGGACGACCAAGAAGGTCAAGGCGCACGACGAGAACAGCATCGCCGGTATCGGCGACCGCGTCTCGCTGATGGAGACGCGGCCCCTGTCGGCCACCAAGCGCTGGCGCCTCGTGGAGATCCTCGAGAAGGCCAAGTAA